One genomic window of Paenibacillus xylanilyticus includes the following:
- a CDS encoding MMPL family transporter yields MQEGSGYGRWVAGKRTKWITLFVWIIIAVVLGVVWPAVGERETNNAQDLSDSKPSVQAAAIAQKEFPGGEGLPALIVWHQAGGLTDQQIEQIQALTERLDQDPVEQQQAVVPFYQLPPQAIQGQLSEDGSTLVMPLFFNEGADSEQLKEGIEAVEQKTEDIFGSNPFDVAIDDANALSARVTGPVGISIDASGLFSSADVSLLIATVILVLVLLLLIYRSPVLAIIPIIAVGFAYMVTSPILGFMADQGWITVDAQSISIMTVLLFGAGTDYCLFMISRFRQILYHEPDKKKALFQAITGSSGAIAMSGFTVVAALLVLLLAEYGAYHRFAVPFSLSIFIMFIASLTLVPALLAIFGRGSFYPFVPRTHEMEVERAKKKGKPAPAPRKIKESWIGRTVITKPWTVLAITLVLLGGLAAFSSQIKFTYDLLSSFPEDVPSREGFTVIGEQFSQGELAPAKVIIDSEGKETDLKQRLEALDYVSKVGEAQQGAENANITAYDVEFNLNPYSMEAMQHIPDLRATAEQALTDAGITSVDSHVWIDGQTAEQYDIEVTGERDASIIIPVVIGMITLLLLLYQRSVVATAYLIATVVLSYFSALGLGWLIIHYGLGADAIQGAIPLYSFVFLVALGEDYNIFMISSIWQKRKTMPLRQAIKEGVGETGSVITSAGLILAGTFAVLATLPIQVLVQFGIITAAGVLLDTFLVRPFMVPAITALLGKWAFWPGKYKPVAEEAREKQTSSSM; encoded by the coding sequence ATGCAAGAAGGATCGGGCTACGGCCGCTGGGTTGCGGGTAAACGGACCAAATGGATTACACTGTTCGTATGGATTATTATTGCGGTTGTACTCGGCGTAGTATGGCCAGCCGTAGGCGAGCGCGAGACGAATAACGCACAGGACCTGAGTGATTCCAAGCCGTCCGTACAGGCAGCTGCCATTGCTCAAAAGGAGTTTCCAGGTGGGGAAGGCCTCCCTGCATTAATTGTATGGCATCAGGCCGGCGGGCTGACGGACCAGCAGATCGAACAGATTCAGGCGCTGACCGAGCGGCTGGATCAGGATCCGGTAGAGCAGCAGCAAGCAGTTGTGCCGTTCTACCAACTGCCGCCACAAGCCATTCAAGGCCAGCTGTCGGAAGACGGAAGTACGCTGGTTATGCCGCTTTTCTTCAATGAAGGCGCAGACTCTGAACAATTGAAGGAAGGCATTGAGGCGGTTGAGCAGAAAACGGAGGACATTTTTGGTTCCAATCCGTTTGATGTCGCTATAGACGATGCCAATGCACTAAGTGCACGAGTCACCGGACCTGTAGGAATATCCATTGATGCGAGCGGGTTATTCTCATCGGCCGACGTATCCCTGTTGATTGCAACGGTGATTCTCGTCCTGGTGCTTCTGCTGCTGATCTACCGCTCACCGGTACTGGCGATCATCCCCATTATTGCGGTTGGTTTCGCCTACATGGTCACGAGTCCAATACTTGGATTTATGGCCGATCAGGGCTGGATTACAGTGGATGCCCAGTCGATCTCCATCATGACCGTATTATTGTTCGGAGCAGGTACGGACTACTGCCTGTTCATGATCTCCAGATTCCGCCAGATTCTCTATCATGAACCGGATAAAAAGAAGGCGTTGTTCCAGGCCATCACCGGATCATCCGGTGCGATCGCCATGAGTGGATTCACAGTTGTTGCAGCCCTGCTCGTGCTGCTGCTGGCTGAGTACGGTGCATATCACCGTTTTGCTGTTCCATTCAGTTTGTCCATTTTCATCATGTTTATTGCCAGCTTGACGCTGGTTCCGGCACTGCTTGCCATCTTCGGGCGGGGATCATTCTACCCGTTCGTACCACGTACGCACGAAATGGAAGTGGAGCGTGCCAAGAAAAAAGGCAAACCGGCTCCGGCTCCGCGCAAAATCAAGGAAAGCTGGATTGGTCGCACAGTCATCACCAAACCATGGACTGTACTGGCCATTACGCTGGTACTGCTCGGTGGTCTGGCTGCCTTCTCCAGCCAAATCAAATTTACGTATGACCTGCTGTCTTCCTTCCCGGAAGACGTACCTTCACGTGAAGGATTTACGGTCATTGGGGAACAGTTTTCGCAAGGCGAATTGGCCCCAGCCAAGGTCATTATAGATTCAGAGGGCAAGGAAACCGATCTGAAGCAGCGTCTTGAAGCTTTGGATTATGTAAGCAAGGTGGGTGAAGCTCAGCAGGGTGCTGAGAATGCCAACATTACCGCCTATGATGTCGAGTTTAACCTGAATCCGTACTCCATGGAGGCCATGCAGCATATTCCGGACTTGCGGGCGACGGCTGAGCAGGCATTAACTGACGCAGGAATTACCAGTGTGGACAGTCATGTCTGGATTGATGGCCAAACTGCAGAGCAGTATGACATCGAAGTAACCGGAGAGCGGGATGCGAGCATCATTATCCCTGTGGTCATCGGCATGATTACATTGCTGCTTTTGTTATACCAGCGCTCTGTGGTAGCGACTGCATATCTGATCGCCACAGTGGTTCTCTCCTATTTCTCGGCCCTTGGTCTCGGATGGCTTATCATCCATTATGGCTTGGGTGCAGATGCCATTCAGGGTGCGATTCCGCTGTATTCATTCGTATTCCTGGTCGCGCTCGGTGAGGACTATAACATCTTCATGATCTCAAGTATCTGGCAGAAACGCAAAACGATGCCTTTACGCCAAGCGATCAAGGAAGGGGTAGGCGAGACAGGTTCTGTTATTACTTCCGCAGGTCTGATTCTCGCAGGAACGTTTGCCGTACTGGCAACACTGCCTATTCAGGTACTGGTGCAGTTCGGAATTATTACGGCAGCGGGCGTGCTGCTCGATACATTCCTTGTCCGTCCATTCATGGTGCCTGCCATTACAGCCTTGTTGGGCAAATGGGCATTCTGGCCAGGTAAATACAAGCCTGTTGCCGAGGAAGCAAGAGAGAAGCAAACGTCCTCCTCTATGTAA
- a CDS encoding nucleoside hydrolase yields MTNQLNVYFNHDGGVDDLVSLFMLLQMDNVKVTGVSVIPADGYLEPATDASRKIIDRFGTYSVEVSKSNSRGKNPFPAAWRLHSFYVDALPILNESGKMEAPLSAVPAHQHLIEKVRNTEGKTLLLFTGPLTDLARALDEAPDIEEKIDKLVWMGGTFEKGNVEEPEHDGTAEWNVFWDPEAAYRVWESGIQIDLVALESTNKVPLTPAVRNRWAAERRYEGVDFLGNCYAGCPPLVYSETNSTYYLWDVLTTASVGREDIVKKKTVNCIVIPDGPSQGRTVEQADGRPVQLVYDTDPDAFFTYMTDLGKKAAPQRY; encoded by the coding sequence ATGACGAACCAACTTAATGTTTATTTTAACCATGACGGCGGCGTGGATGACCTCGTATCGCTGTTCATGCTTCTGCAGATGGATAATGTAAAAGTTACAGGTGTATCAGTTATTCCGGCAGACGGATATTTGGAGCCAGCGACGGATGCCAGCCGTAAAATTATTGATCGCTTCGGAACGTATTCCGTCGAAGTATCGAAATCCAACTCCAGAGGTAAAAATCCATTTCCTGCAGCGTGGAGATTGCACTCCTTCTATGTAGATGCACTGCCTATACTTAATGAATCTGGCAAAATGGAAGCGCCTTTGTCAGCTGTTCCGGCTCACCAGCACCTGATTGAGAAGGTTCGTAACACAGAAGGCAAAACACTTCTTTTGTTCACGGGCCCACTCACGGACCTCGCACGTGCACTTGACGAAGCACCAGATATTGAAGAGAAAATCGACAAGCTGGTGTGGATGGGCGGTACGTTCGAAAAAGGAAACGTGGAAGAGCCTGAGCATGATGGCACAGCCGAATGGAACGTATTCTGGGATCCGGAAGCGGCTTACCGTGTATGGGAAAGCGGCATCCAGATCGACCTGGTTGCACTGGAGAGCACAAACAAAGTCCCTCTTACACCTGCTGTGCGTAATCGCTGGGCAGCAGAGCGCCGCTACGAAGGCGTGGACTTCCTTGGAAACTGTTACGCAGGATGCCCTCCACTGGTGTACAGTGAAACCAACTCCACATATTATCTGTGGGACGTGCTGACAACAGCTTCCGTGGGTCGCGAAGATATCGTGAAAAAGAAAACTGTGAATTGCATCGTAATTCCAGATGGTCCTAGCCAGGGCCGTACGGTAGAGCAAGCGGACGGACGTCCTGTGCAGCTGGTGTACGATACCGATCCGGATGCATTCTTTACTTATATGACCGATCTGGGTAAAAAGGCTGCTCCGCAGCGCTACTAA
- a CDS encoding ABC transporter permease: MREKHIGLGLFSLLVFIFLLGPLLIISVTSFEPGTVLKFPPEGFSFRWYENIFNTGGFLRTFQTSIIISLLGNLLALLLGVPAAYALSRYDFKGKSVLNALFLSPVLIPGIVLGFTLMKYLIVIYHLPMYLGLLIGHTIIMLPFIIRVIASSLSSFDFAVEEAALSLGAGRVRTFFQIVLPNIRSGILAAVLIAFLESFNNVDISVFMTGPGVSTLPIQMLTYVENYFDPTIAAISVLLMVLTGLLMFVIERIMGGFSYFTKR, translated from the coding sequence ATGCGGGAGAAACATATCGGGCTGGGCCTGTTCAGTCTGCTGGTCTTTATCTTTCTGCTGGGCCCGCTTCTGATCATATCGGTCACTTCGTTTGAACCGGGAACGGTACTGAAATTTCCGCCGGAAGGCTTCTCCTTCCGCTGGTATGAAAATATTTTTAACACAGGCGGGTTCCTCCGCACGTTCCAGACGTCCATCATCATTTCCCTGCTGGGAAATCTGCTGGCGCTGCTGCTCGGAGTACCGGCTGCCTATGCACTCAGTCGTTACGATTTCAAAGGCAAGTCTGTGCTGAACGCACTGTTCCTGTCCCCGGTACTCATTCCGGGAATCGTGCTTGGTTTTACATTGATGAAATATTTGATCGTCATTTATCATCTGCCGATGTATCTGGGCCTGCTGATCGGTCACACGATCATCATGCTTCCATTTATCATTCGCGTCATTGCTTCAAGTCTTTCGAGCTTTGACTTTGCCGTGGAAGAAGCTGCACTGAGTCTCGGCGCAGGGCGGGTAAGAACGTTCTTCCAGATCGTTCTGCCCAACATTCGTTCGGGGATTCTGGCGGCCGTGCTGATTGCCTTCCTGGAGTCGTTCAACAACGTGGATATCTCCGTGTTCATGACGGGGCCGGGGGTAAGTACACTGCCGATTCAGATGCTGACGTATGTGGAGAACTATTTTGACCCAACAATTGCAGCCATTTCCGTGCTGTTGATGGTACTGACTGGACTTTTAATGTTCGTGATCGAACGGATCATGGGCGGATTTTCATACTTTACTAAACGTTAA
- a CDS encoding ABC transporter permease: protein MKKSVIYWLLLPGFVFLAAFMIIPIVLTIGSTFFQENSFTFEGYMHFFRDPYFLKILLTTLQVSVVTTLVCVVLGFPTAYYISQKAPRRKGILLALAIFPLLTSPVVRSFSWMIILGRKGLINNALVGLGIVDKPLDILYTPAAMMIGLTHLFLPLMIISLVGVLENIDNDLLKAAQSLGASRITAFRRVVFPLAVPGLVIGAVLVFVGSLTAYTTPALLGGKQRVIATFLYQNAMTLNDWYLASVVAAIMIVITFVVVGVMNKMAKTLNPKG from the coding sequence ATGAAGAAATCAGTAATCTACTGGCTATTGCTGCCGGGGTTCGTGTTTTTGGCGGCATTTATGATCATTCCGATTGTCCTGACGATCGGATCAACGTTTTTCCAGGAAAACTCCTTCACATTTGAAGGATACATGCACTTTTTCAGAGACCCTTACTTTTTGAAAATATTGCTTACGACGCTGCAGGTCAGCGTGGTCACCACCCTTGTCTGTGTGGTGCTCGGATTCCCGACAGCTTATTATATTTCGCAAAAAGCGCCGCGCCGCAAAGGTATCCTGCTGGCACTGGCCATTTTCCCATTGCTGACAAGCCCGGTGGTACGCTCGTTCAGCTGGATGATCATTCTTGGACGCAAAGGTTTGATCAATAATGCACTGGTTGGCCTGGGCATCGTGGATAAACCGCTGGATATTCTGTACACGCCGGCAGCCATGATGATCGGTCTGACTCACCTGTTCCTGCCGCTCATGATTATCTCTCTGGTCGGTGTGCTTGAGAACATCGATAATGACCTGCTCAAAGCGGCACAAAGTCTGGGAGCTTCACGTATCACGGCATTCCGCCGAGTTGTATTCCCGCTGGCTGTGCCAGGGCTTGTCATCGGAGCCGTGCTTGTATTTGTCGGAAGCCTCACGGCGTATACGACACCTGCACTTCTTGGAGGCAAGCAGCGTGTGATTGCCACGTTCCTGTATCAAAACGCCATGACCCTTAACGACTGGTATCTGGCCTCGGTCGTTGCCGCAATTATGATTGTCATCACGTTTGTCGTGGTCGGTGTCATGAACAAAATGGCCAAAACTTTAAATCCGAAGGGGTAG
- a CDS encoding ABC transporter substrate-binding protein, with translation MKKWVSGLAAVAMTSVLLAGCGSSTDDAAGGSGSEGTAANKLVISTWGFSEDFFNEEVFGPFEKEHNVDIVLEVGNNAERLNKIRQGTSNVDVIYLSDYYAQQGIDEGLFEKIDRSKIPNVNDIYDIAKAPLGEDYGPAYTVGQLGIAYNPDLVSKEVTSWSDLWDPAFENNLTIPNITATAGPMVVDAASRVAGNDTFNEDAAFTKLKELSGNVVKFYSQTSEFVNMFSQEEIAGGPIMEMYFKDLKAAVPNAKFVAPSEGAYAVMNTINVVKGSKNKELAEEFINWQLSQDVQAKSAKAKVDSPVNTKVELTAEEAEGVTYGADVVEKLNKLDMEFVNQQAKAWTDRWNREIAQ, from the coding sequence ATGAAAAAGTGGGTTAGCGGTCTGGCAGCAGTGGCAATGACATCGGTATTACTTGCAGGTTGCGGCAGCAGCACGGATGATGCGGCAGGTGGATCTGGCAGTGAGGGAACAGCAGCGAACAAACTGGTGATCTCCACTTGGGGCTTCTCTGAAGATTTCTTCAATGAAGAAGTATTTGGTCCATTCGAAAAAGAACATAATGTGGACATCGTGCTTGAAGTCGGTAACAACGCTGAGCGTCTGAACAAAATCCGTCAAGGTACATCGAATGTGGATGTCATTTACCTCTCCGACTACTATGCACAACAAGGTATTGATGAAGGTCTGTTTGAGAAAATCGATCGTTCCAAAATTCCGAATGTTAATGATATTTACGATATTGCCAAAGCACCACTTGGCGAAGATTATGGCCCAGCATACACCGTTGGCCAGCTCGGGATTGCCTACAATCCTGACCTCGTCTCCAAAGAAGTGACTTCATGGAGCGATCTGTGGGATCCGGCATTTGAGAATAACCTGACGATCCCGAATATTACGGCAACAGCAGGCCCAATGGTCGTGGATGCAGCTTCTCGCGTAGCCGGAAACGATACATTTAATGAAGATGCGGCATTTACGAAACTGAAAGAATTGAGCGGCAATGTGGTTAAATTCTACAGCCAAACGTCCGAGTTCGTGAACATGTTCTCGCAAGAAGAGATTGCAGGCGGACCGATCATGGAAATGTATTTCAAGGATCTGAAAGCAGCTGTGCCTAATGCGAAGTTTGTTGCACCTAGCGAAGGCGCATATGCAGTTATGAATACAATCAACGTGGTGAAAGGCAGCAAAAACAAAGAGCTCGCTGAAGAGTTCATTAACTGGCAGCTAAGTCAGGATGTACAAGCGAAGTCTGCCAAAGCCAAAGTGGATTCACCGGTAAACACCAAAGTTGAATTGACTGCAGAAGAAGCAGAAGGCGTGACATATGGCGCTGACGTGGTTGAGAAGCTGAACAAGCTGGATATGGAATTCGTGAACCAACAAGCGAAAGCTTGGACTGATCGTTGGAACCGTGAAATTGCACAATAA
- a CDS encoding diacylglycerol/lipid kinase family protein → MAFNKALLIHHNHAGKANRADAVGTAAGVLAPAVRELVVVRTDEPGEGEALCRDRGQEFDVVFILGGDGTVHECVNGLARLQKPPLIGILPGGTCNDFARSLGLSPDVEVAARQLLEGHAVSIDIGQANDRVFTNFFGIGLISDTSQNINSNLKGALGKLSYFISTLQTISNTEPFHYRMEADGKTMEGEAVMIYAANGRFLGTNSLPFAPDALQDGELDILIIHETGIPLLREILSHKPEGEWQPQNESISYFKASTLLLETDAPMPVDTDGELYMKTPAELSVLAGHLTFLTGDVY, encoded by the coding sequence ATGGCATTTAACAAAGCACTGTTAATTCATCACAATCATGCCGGAAAAGCGAATCGTGCGGATGCAGTAGGTACTGCAGCCGGAGTACTTGCGCCTGCTGTTCGTGAGCTTGTTGTTGTACGCACCGACGAACCTGGAGAGGGGGAAGCCTTGTGCCGGGATCGCGGGCAAGAGTTCGATGTCGTTTTTATTTTGGGTGGGGACGGTACGGTGCATGAATGCGTGAATGGACTGGCCCGTCTGCAGAAACCGCCGCTGATTGGGATTTTGCCTGGAGGGACCTGTAATGATTTTGCACGTTCTCTCGGATTGTCACCGGATGTGGAGGTCGCGGCACGTCAGCTGCTTGAGGGTCATGCAGTTTCGATTGATATTGGGCAGGCCAATGATCGGGTGTTTACGAACTTTTTTGGCATTGGATTAATCAGTGATACATCGCAGAATATTAACTCCAACCTGAAGGGTGCGCTGGGTAAGCTGAGCTACTTCATCAGCACACTGCAGACCATTAGTAACACCGAGCCTTTTCATTACCGGATGGAGGCGGACGGCAAAACGATGGAAGGGGAAGCCGTCATGATCTACGCGGCGAACGGACGGTTTCTTGGAACGAATTCACTTCCATTTGCTCCAGATGCGCTGCAGGATGGTGAACTGGATATCCTCATTATTCATGAGACGGGCATTCCGCTGCTGCGAGAGATCCTGTCGCACAAACCGGAGGGAGAGTGGCAGCCACAGAATGAAAGTATCAGTTACTTCAAGGCGTCAACCCTGCTGCTGGAGACGGATGCTCCCATGCCCGTTGATACGGATGGCGAATTGTACATGAAGACACCCGCCGAGCTGTCGGTGCTGGCGGGTCATCTGACTTTTTTGACCGGGGATGTGTACTAA
- a CDS encoding serpin family protein, translated as MEPSSNQVLSADERNALLKKIEPKQIEAMNRLGLQLIRELGAQEASSGKNLLISPYSISVGMGMAYLGSEGETRREMAEAMGWSGRDDGQLNTTQAALYQLLTHPGSEIEIEIANAVWIKNGVTVEDEYKAKLQQTFEAEIRPLHVQPEQAKDEINRWVEEHTRSRIQQLMQESPAAETLMILVNAIAFDGNWTNEFQPEYTKDGDFRLANGSTMSVPMMYQSKQFHYTENEDWQAIRLPYGDEQMYMLVVLPREGHTLEEIQLQVEDHPQKLNEPSDFRLVDLSLPRFRAEYGVHLKEAMQQLGIEKVFDPYTADFTNIILRGPDWQAYIGQIIHRAVMEVSEQGTVAAASTLLDMRAGSAPPTDRVQMEVNRPFMVAVVDDSTGAWVFAGAIQRPEQVVSH; from the coding sequence ATGGAACCCAGTTCGAATCAGGTATTATCCGCTGATGAACGGAATGCACTTCTGAAGAAAATCGAGCCGAAACAGATTGAGGCGATGAACCGATTGGGGCTGCAGCTGATCAGAGAGCTTGGAGCACAGGAGGCATCGAGCGGGAAGAATCTGCTGATCTCTCCATATAGTATCTCAGTGGGGATGGGCATGGCATACCTTGGCAGTGAGGGAGAAACAAGGCGGGAAATGGCAGAAGCGATGGGTTGGTCAGGACGGGATGATGGGCAATTAAACACTACGCAAGCAGCATTGTATCAATTACTAACGCATCCTGGCTCTGAAATAGAGATTGAAATTGCCAATGCAGTGTGGATTAAGAACGGAGTCACAGTAGAAGATGAGTATAAGGCTAAATTACAGCAAACATTTGAAGCCGAAATCAGGCCATTGCATGTACAACCCGAACAAGCCAAAGATGAAATTAATCGTTGGGTGGAAGAGCATACTCGTAGCAGGATCCAACAATTGATGCAGGAATCACCTGCAGCGGAAACGCTCATGATTTTGGTGAATGCCATAGCATTTGACGGCAACTGGACGAATGAATTTCAACCTGAGTATACAAAAGATGGCGATTTCCGGCTCGCAAATGGAAGCACGATGTCTGTGCCGATGATGTATCAATCGAAGCAGTTTCATTACACGGAGAATGAGGATTGGCAGGCTATTCGGCTTCCCTATGGGGATGAACAAATGTATATGCTGGTTGTATTGCCCCGGGAGGGTCATACGTTGGAAGAAATCCAGCTGCAGGTGGAGGATCATCCCCAAAAGCTGAATGAACCATCTGACTTCAGGTTGGTAGACTTGTCGTTGCCCCGCTTTCGAGCCGAGTATGGCGTTCATTTAAAAGAAGCCATGCAGCAGCTTGGTATAGAGAAGGTTTTTGATCCGTATACAGCTGATTTTACAAACATAATCCTGCGTGGACCGGACTGGCAGGCCTATATTGGCCAAATCATCCACCGAGCTGTGATGGAAGTGAGTGAGCAAGGAACCGTAGCGGCCGCTTCTACACTCTTGGATATGAGAGCAGGGAGTGCCCCACCTACGGATCGTGTCCAGATGGAGGTTAATCGTCCATTTATGGTTGCTGTGGTGGATGATTCAACTGGAGCATGGGTTTTCGCTGGAGCCATCCAGCGGCCTGAACAGGTCGTTTCCCACTGA
- a CDS encoding TetR/AcrR family transcriptional regulator, with the protein MTKKTTPSRSPGRPKAGTDQTSVQSKILMTASQLFMEYGYEPVSLQQIATLCHVTKASIYYHFSSKPELFTVAITRMMAMGQQQTALRLEEPGSLQQRLESVAAAKMQQSHVDTETMMREAETYLNADQLAQIREAETQIFNVLATHFKREMDSGYLRSASPMLLAQAFTSLLMLANREDVRSMHASIEDLAHELVSLFLDGAVQRK; encoded by the coding sequence ATGACTAAAAAGACTACACCTTCCCGGTCACCCGGAAGACCCAAAGCAGGTACCGATCAGACATCAGTCCAGTCGAAGATACTCATGACTGCTTCGCAGTTATTTATGGAATATGGTTATGAACCCGTCTCTCTTCAGCAGATTGCCACACTATGCCATGTGACCAAGGCGTCCATCTATTATCACTTTTCCAGCAAACCGGAACTCTTCACTGTTGCCATAACGCGTATGATGGCCATGGGCCAGCAGCAGACGGCACTTCGTTTGGAAGAACCCGGCTCATTGCAGCAGCGGCTGGAGAGTGTTGCTGCAGCCAAAATGCAGCAGTCCCATGTGGACACGGAAACCATGATGCGTGAAGCCGAGACCTATCTCAATGCTGACCAGCTTGCGCAGATCCGTGAAGCCGAGACGCAGATCTTCAATGTTCTCGCCACACATTTCAAACGGGAGATGGACAGCGGTTATTTGCGCTCTGCGAGCCCTATGCTGCTCGCCCAAGCATTCACCTCCCTGCTCATGCTCGCGAACCGGGAGGATGTGCGCAGCATGCATGCAAGCATTGAGGACTTGGCTCATGAGCTGGTTTCCTTATTCCTGGACGGAGCTGTTCAGCGAAAGTAA
- a CDS encoding nucleoside hydrolase — protein sequence MSEALQRIILDVDTGIDDALAILLAVKSRKLDILGITTVCGNVSLQQATDNTCKILELADATDIPVMAGAASPLTRQSHYEHRVHGQDGLGGALPDPAVSKQAEEGFAPDYIIEQAKLYPGELTLIMTAPLTNLALALLKCPELPSLLKEVIFMGGVVRGHGNITPTAEYNTYADPEAARIVLHAGIEKLTQVGLDVTRQTLLNEATIERLTDPALRAYVAQSTEIYINRYEQMNGIRACALHDPLAVGVALAPELVGRKSYYVDVETASRLCDGQMVCDFQNRLGQQPNTLVCETVDAEAFLELFINALNA from the coding sequence ATGAGTGAGGCGTTACAACGTATCATCCTGGATGTAGATACGGGTATTGATGATGCGCTGGCCATTTTGCTGGCCGTCAAGAGCCGGAAGCTGGACATTCTCGGCATTACCACAGTTTGCGGAAACGTATCGCTCCAGCAGGCAACGGATAATACATGCAAGATTCTTGAACTGGCGGATGCGACTGATATTCCTGTGATGGCTGGAGCGGCCAGTCCGCTCACCCGCCAATCACATTATGAACATCGGGTACATGGACAGGATGGATTGGGCGGAGCACTGCCTGATCCGGCCGTGTCCAAGCAAGCGGAAGAGGGTTTTGCGCCGGACTATATTATTGAGCAAGCCAAGCTGTATCCGGGTGAACTCACGCTGATTATGACTGCGCCACTAACCAACCTGGCACTTGCCTTGCTGAAGTGTCCAGAACTGCCTTCTTTATTGAAGGAAGTGATCTTCATGGGTGGCGTTGTTCGCGGACATGGCAATATTACGCCGACGGCAGAGTACAATACGTACGCTGATCCGGAAGCTGCACGCATTGTTCTGCATGCAGGCATTGAGAAGCTTACGCAGGTTGGCCTGGATGTCACGCGTCAAACGCTGCTGAATGAAGCTACAATTGAACGTCTCACAGATCCTGCGCTGCGCGCGTACGTGGCTCAGAGCACAGAGATCTACATCAACCGTTACGAACAAATGAACGGTATTCGGGCTTGCGCTCTGCATGATCCGCTGGCAGTGGGCGTTGCCCTTGCACCCGAACTGGTAGGGCGCAAATCGTATTATGTGGATGTCGAAACGGCCAGCCGCCTGTGCGATGGCCAGATGGTATGCGACTTTCAAAACCGTTTGGGCCAGCAGCCTAACACGCTTGTCTGCGAAACGGTGGACGCGGAAGCGTTCCTTGAACTTTTTATTAACGCATTAAATGCGTAG
- a CDS encoding DUF3105 domain-containing protein has product MNHDMNHMQMNHEAGTSYLWLIVGAVLLLLSIAAYILASRTQGKVLSHMKKDERATIKKKSRSIRLAAHALLGVSVIILILFFTQGAFDKYDVADLNANANIEVTDDPYYGAEHTEDPIDYDMTIPTSGPHNPHDIKFGFYTDFPGYPYLVHNLEHGDIIIYYRENASEDLKEHLKYLTKFREAGAGILAVPNKDIPEGSEVVVTAWTKTMKLDTFDDAKVGTFINRYINQGPEKIPPSVRQGGGTM; this is encoded by the coding sequence ATGAATCACGATATGAATCACATGCAAATGAACCACGAGGCAGGAACATCCTATCTGTGGCTCATTGTAGGGGCAGTCCTGCTGCTGCTCTCCATCGCAGCTTATATTCTAGCTTCGCGTACACAGGGCAAAGTACTAAGTCATATGAAGAAGGATGAACGAGCCACCATCAAAAAGAAAAGCCGCTCCATCCGGCTGGCTGCACACGCATTGCTCGGTGTTTCCGTCATCATCCTTATTCTGTTCTTCACACAAGGTGCATTCGACAAATATGACGTGGCTGATCTTAACGCTAATGCCAACATTGAAGTAACAGATGATCCTTACTATGGTGCAGAACATACGGAAGACCCTATTGATTACGACATGACCATTCCCACTTCAGGGCCTCATAACCCACATGACATCAAGTTTGGCTTCTACACCGATTTTCCGGGATATCCTTATCTTGTTCACAATCTGGAGCATGGCGATATCATCATCTATTATCGTGAGAACGCCAGCGAAGACCTGAAGGAGCATCTGAAATATCTGACCAAGTTCCGTGAGGCGGGCGCCGGCATACTGGCTGTACCAAACAAGGATATTCCAGAAGGCAGTGAAGTCGTCGTAACGGCCTGGACCAAAACGATGAAGCTGGACACCTTCGACGATGCCAAAGTCGGTACATTTATTAACCGGTACATTAACCAGGGACCAGAGAAAATTCCTCCTTCCGTTCGCCAAGGTGGCGGAACGATGTAA
- a CDS encoding Na-translocating system protein MpsC family protein, whose amino-acid sequence MELLDSNESKKKMCQYYNEISKELFGFGTTLLRVTVDQNIVTFFAKHRRSPRSDALEGEAPGLKLEVDFRMSVLYKKKFREKLEQHMGLPIEAVLRDYDASTQWAITNIILEQA is encoded by the coding sequence ATGGAACTGCTGGACAGTAATGAAAGTAAGAAAAAGATGTGCCAGTACTACAACGAAATTTCGAAGGAACTATTCGGCTTCGGAACCACTCTCCTGAGAGTGACCGTGGATCAGAATATTGTGACCTTCTTTGCCAAGCACCGACGTTCGCCACGCTCTGACGCCCTGGAAGGGGAGGCCCCCGGCTTGAAGCTGGAAGTGGACTTCCGCATGTCTGTCTTATATAAGAAGAAATTCCGGGAGAAGCTCGAGCAGCACATGGGTTTGCCAATTGAAGCTGTATTAAGGGATTACGATGCGTCCACACAGTGGGCCATCACGAATATCATTCTGGAACAGGCATAA